The Peromyscus maniculatus bairdii isolate BWxNUB_F1_BW_parent chromosome 6, HU_Pman_BW_mat_3.1, whole genome shotgun sequence genome has a segment encoding these proteins:
- the Bcas2 gene encoding pre-mRNA-splicing factor SPF27 isoform X1, which translates to MAGTGLVAGEVVVDALPYFDQGYEAPGVREAAAALVEEETRRYRPTKNYLSYLTAPDYSAFETDIMRNEFERLAARQPIELLSMKRYELPAPSSGQKNDITAWQECVNNSMAQLEHQAVRIENLELMSQHGCNAWKVYNENLVHMIEHAQKELQKLRKHIQDLNWQRKNMQLTAGSKLREMESNWVSLVSKNYEIERTIVQLENEIYQIKQQHGEANKENIRQDF; encoded by the exons ATGGCGGGCACGGGCTTGGTAgcgggggaggtggtggtggatgcGCTGCCGTACTTTGATCAAGGCTACGAGGCGCCCGGCGTGCGGGAAGCG GCTGCGGCCCTGGTGGAGGAGGAAACGCGCAGATACCGACCTACCAAGAACTACCTGAGCTACCTGACAGCCCCCGATTATTCCGCCTTCGAA ACTGACATAATGAGAAATGAGTTTGAAAGACTGGCTGCCCGACAACCGATCGAGTTACTCAGCATGAAAAG ATATGAACTTCCAGCCCCTTCCTCGGGTCAGAAAAATGACATTACTGCATGGCAAGAGTGTGTAAACAATTCCATGGCCCAGTTAGAGCATCAGGCAGTTCGAATTGAGAATCTGGAACTGATGTCCCAACACGGGTGTAATGCCTGGAAAGTATATAACGA AAACCTCGTTCATATGATTGAACATGCGCAGAAAGAGCTTCAGAAGTTAAG gaAACATATTCAGGATTTAAACTGGCAGCGAAAAAACATGCAGCTCACAGCTGGATCTAAATTGAGAGAAATGGAGTCAAA TTGGGTGTCCCTGGTAAGTAAGAACTATGAGATTGAGCGGACGATCGTGCAGCTGGAGAACGAGATCTACCAGATCAAGCAGCAGCATGGGGAGGCGAACAAGGAGAACATCCGCCAGGACTTCTGA
- the Bcas2 gene encoding pre-mRNA-splicing factor SPF27 isoform X2, producing the protein MAGTGLVAGEVVVDALPYFDQGYEAPGVREAAAALVEEETRRYRPTKNYLSYLTAPDYSAFETDIMRNEFERLAARQPIELLSMKRNLVHMIEHAQKELQKLRKHIQDLNWQRKNMQLTAGSKLREMESNWVSLVSKNYEIERTIVQLENEIYQIKQQHGEANKENIRQDF; encoded by the exons ATGGCGGGCACGGGCTTGGTAgcgggggaggtggtggtggatgcGCTGCCGTACTTTGATCAAGGCTACGAGGCGCCCGGCGTGCGGGAAGCG GCTGCGGCCCTGGTGGAGGAGGAAACGCGCAGATACCGACCTACCAAGAACTACCTGAGCTACCTGACAGCCCCCGATTATTCCGCCTTCGAA ACTGACATAATGAGAAATGAGTTTGAAAGACTGGCTGCCCGACAACCGATCGAGTTACTCAGCATGAAAAG AAACCTCGTTCATATGATTGAACATGCGCAGAAAGAGCTTCAGAAGTTAAG gaAACATATTCAGGATTTAAACTGGCAGCGAAAAAACATGCAGCTCACAGCTGGATCTAAATTGAGAGAAATGGAGTCAAA TTGGGTGTCCCTGGTAAGTAAGAACTATGAGATTGAGCGGACGATCGTGCAGCTGGAGAACGAGATCTACCAGATCAAGCAGCAGCATGGGGAGGCGAACAAGGAGAACATCCGCCAGGACTTCTGA